From Brevibacterium ihuae, the proteins below share one genomic window:
- a CDS encoding NAD(P)-dependent oxidoreductase, with the protein MKLTIIGGSKGTGLRLAELALSAGHAVTVVSRSGTAPSGAVKAIGSATDPGLVTAAITGADAVVVTVGGAKGVRHQRAAVTRTVIAAMQQASVRRLLVQSSLGAGDSASQLPKPLNLIAPLVLAKPLADHDEQESAVRESGLDWTIVRPAGLTDKPTTGRWQALETGDAGKLRGSIPRADLAACMLEALEDSATFGAALGVSSR; encoded by the coding sequence GTGAAGCTCACCATCATCGGCGGTTCAAAGGGGACGGGTCTCCGGCTCGCAGAGCTTGCACTCTCCGCCGGGCATGCGGTCACCGTCGTCTCCCGCAGCGGCACGGCGCCGAGCGGAGCGGTGAAGGCGATCGGGAGCGCGACCGACCCCGGGCTCGTCACTGCTGCGATCACCGGCGCGGATGCCGTTGTCGTCACCGTCGGTGGAGCCAAAGGCGTGCGGCATCAGCGGGCCGCCGTCACGCGGACCGTGATCGCCGCGATGCAGCAGGCCAGCGTGCGCAGACTGCTCGTCCAGTCGTCGCTCGGCGCCGGCGATTCCGCCTCGCAGCTGCCGAAGCCGCTCAACCTCATCGCACCGTTGGTCCTCGCGAAGCCGCTCGCCGATCACGACGAGCAGGAATCAGCGGTGAGGGAGTCGGGACTCGACTGGACGATCGTGCGTCCCGCAGGTCTGACCGACAAACCCACGACCGGTCGGTGGCAGGCGCTCGAGACCGGGGATGCAGGGAAGCTGCGCGGATCGATCCCGCGCGCCGACCTCGCTGCGTGCATGCTCGAGGCACTCGAGGACAGCGCGACCTTCGGCGCAGCACTCGGGGTGAGCAGCCGGTAG
- the arfB gene encoding alternative ribosome rescue aminoacyl-tRNA hydrolase ArfB gives MDPLRIESGPGIPGGLVTPAADLTERFARSSGPGGQGVNTTDSKVQLSIDLGSSPAFTETQRRRVLRALDDRLVGTVLTIEASEHRAQIRNRAAARARLGTLLREALAPPPPARRPTRRTRGSERRRLAAKKRRAEIKSTRRRPTGE, from the coding sequence ATGGACCCGCTGAGGATCGAGTCCGGCCCCGGGATCCCCGGCGGCCTCGTCACCCCCGCCGCTGACCTCACCGAGCGGTTCGCGCGGTCGTCCGGCCCGGGCGGCCAGGGAGTCAACACGACCGACAGCAAAGTCCAGCTGTCGATCGACCTCGGGTCCTCCCCTGCCTTCACCGAGACCCAGCGCCGGCGCGTTCTCCGGGCCCTCGACGACCGTCTCGTCGGCACCGTCCTCACCATCGAGGCGTCCGAGCACCGCGCACAGATCCGCAACCGCGCCGCCGCCCGAGCCCGGCTGGGCACCCTCCTGCGCGAGGCGCTCGCACCGCCGCCGCCCGCCCGCCGACCCACTCGCCGCACGCGCGGCTCGGAGAGGCGACGGCTGGCGGCGAAGAAGCGGCGAGCGGAGATCAAGTCGACCCGGCGACGGCCGACCGGTGAGTGA
- a CDS encoding class I SAM-dependent methyltransferase: MTPHASPDSTTWFEDNRKNWDDRAAVHQASGYGIPELIDDPEAIPSTLAPDVDRLGDLRGAAVIHLQCHLGTDTVGLSRLGASRVVGVDLSGASIAHAREIAESCAADIEYVEANVYDARSAVEGSFALVYTSLGVLCWLPDIDAWARVVASLLSPGGRFFIRDDHPMFMTVGEDVSNGLRIEQPYFQRDTPLTWEDEGSYIEIAAEAPEITHTRNHQWNHSLGEIVTALVRAGLVIDALEEVPYSAWCPWPELMIDDEERGYRLRERPERLPLQFVIEAHRPE, translated from the coding sequence ATGACTCCCCACGCCTCTCCCGACAGCACCACCTGGTTCGAGGACAACCGGAAGAACTGGGACGACCGGGCGGCCGTTCACCAGGCATCCGGGTACGGGATCCCCGAACTCATCGACGACCCCGAGGCGATCCCCTCCACACTCGCCCCCGATGTCGACCGGCTGGGCGACCTGCGGGGCGCCGCGGTCATCCACCTGCAGTGCCACCTCGGCACCGACACCGTGGGTCTGTCCCGCCTCGGGGCCTCCCGCGTGGTGGGCGTCGACCTGTCCGGCGCGTCGATCGCGCATGCGCGGGAGATCGCCGAGTCGTGCGCGGCGGACATCGAGTACGTCGAGGCCAACGTCTACGACGCCCGCAGCGCGGTCGAGGGGAGCTTCGCCCTCGTCTACACCTCGCTCGGGGTGCTGTGCTGGCTCCCCGACATCGATGCGTGGGCGCGTGTCGTCGCCTCGCTGCTGTCCCCCGGCGGTCGGTTCTTCATCCGCGACGATCACCCGATGTTCATGACCGTCGGTGAAGACGTCAGCAACGGGCTGCGCATCGAACAGCCGTATTTCCAGCGGGACACGCCGCTGACCTGGGAGGACGAGGGCAGCTACATCGAGATCGCGGCCGAGGCGCCGGAGATCACGCACACCCGCAACCACCAATGGAACCATTCCCTGGGCGAGATCGTCACCGCCCTCGTGCGCGCCGGCCTGGTCATCGACGCGCTCGAGGAGGTCCCGTACTCGGCCTGGTGCCCGTGGCCGGAGCTCATGATCGACGACGAGGAGCGCGGATACCGACTGCGGGAACGCCCCGAGCGGCTCCCCCTGCAGTTCGTGATCGAGGCGCACCGGCCGGAGTGA
- a CDS encoding bleomycin resistance protein → MSDLPDLVPELAVSDLSRSLGFWCDLIGFTVAFDRPKDRFAYATLGRAHVMLHQIAPGRSWTTGELEPPLGRRINFEIQVPDLDPILRRLENADWPLFADPEEQWYRAGDEEVGVVEFLVQDPDGYLLRLQTEIGTRPVSSPGH, encoded by the coding sequence ATGAGCGACTTGCCCGATCTCGTTCCGGAGCTGGCCGTCAGCGATCTCAGCCGCTCGCTCGGATTCTGGTGCGATCTCATCGGCTTCACCGTCGCGTTCGACCGGCCGAAGGATCGCTTTGCCTATGCGACGCTCGGGCGGGCGCACGTCATGCTCCACCAGATCGCGCCCGGTCGTTCCTGGACCACGGGTGAGCTCGAGCCCCCGCTCGGCCGACGAATCAACTTCGAGATCCAGGTGCCCGACCTCGACCCGATCCTGCGCCGGCTGGAGAATGCCGACTGGCCGCTCTTCGCCGACCCCGAGGAGCAGTGGTACCGCGCCGGCGACGAGGAGGTGGGAGTGGTCGAGTTTCTCGTCCAGGATCCCGACGGCTACCTCCTCCGCCTGCAGACCGAGATCGGCACCCGACCGGTGTCCTCACCGGGGCACTGA
- a CDS encoding putative immunity protein: MASIQTLSETDRRTAARWAVACAERVLPLFDADTDAQAAVTEALGRAREYSRGRGSTAEEIARRLVAVKAAKSATTPAGAAAARAVGQAAAVAHMGAHALGAAAYSVKAVALANLDDPESADREVNWQLAQLTDAERAALRQLPPLGADASGPLGPGLLTSGVLGTTIRRIQEQIGSTGRARRLP; the protein is encoded by the coding sequence ATGGCCTCGATCCAGACCCTCAGCGAGACCGACCGCCGTACTGCAGCCCGGTGGGCGGTGGCATGTGCCGAGCGCGTCCTCCCGCTCTTCGACGCCGATACCGATGCGCAGGCCGCGGTCACCGAAGCACTCGGCCGGGCACGGGAGTACAGCCGGGGGAGAGGTTCCACAGCCGAGGAGATCGCACGACGGCTCGTCGCCGTCAAGGCCGCGAAGTCCGCAACGACGCCTGCCGGGGCCGCAGCGGCCCGGGCCGTCGGACAGGCGGCCGCGGTCGCGCACATGGGTGCGCATGCGCTCGGTGCCGCAGCGTATTCGGTCAAGGCGGTTGCGCTCGCGAATCTGGACGACCCGGAGTCGGCCGACCGCGAGGTCAACTGGCAGCTCGCACAGCTCACCGATGCGGAGCGGGCGGCGCTGCGACAGCTTCCGCCGCTCGGCGCCGACGCCTCCGGGCCGCTCGGGCCGGGGCTGCTGACGAGCGGCGTCCTCGGCACGACCATCCGCCGGATCCAGGAGCAGATCGGTTCGACGGGTCGAGCACGGAGGCTCCCATGA
- a CDS encoding DUF1345 domain-containing protein, producing MQWVWPSVWVRASSPRGVTAQVLAGMCAAMFAYSLPLIWLFARLDEDRTKDHFAEVDPTRSEVEVLVVGAALSALVAVGVMLVLGRSIADAVLGMLTVGASWLAVHTTYTLRYAKHYLGAEPGCIEFQGSDGTPRFSDFAYLSFSLGMAYQVADTDLTTPAIRRIVWAHSMLSFLFGTVIIAASINLIVNLAQ from the coding sequence GTGCAGTGGGTGTGGCCGTCGGTCTGGGTTCGGGCTTCGTCGCCGAGGGGGGTTACCGCACAGGTGCTCGCAGGCATGTGCGCTGCGATGTTCGCCTACAGCCTCCCGCTGATCTGGCTGTTCGCCCGGCTCGACGAGGACCGGACGAAGGACCACTTCGCCGAGGTGGACCCGACCCGGTCGGAGGTCGAGGTGCTCGTCGTGGGTGCGGCGCTCTCAGCACTCGTGGCGGTCGGAGTCATGCTGGTCCTCGGCCGGAGCATCGCGGATGCGGTCCTGGGGATGCTCACTGTCGGTGCGTCATGGCTGGCGGTCCACACGACGTACACGTTGCGCTACGCCAAGCACTACCTCGGCGCCGAACCGGGGTGCATCGAGTTCCAGGGCAGCGACGGCACGCCGCGGTTCTCGGACTTCGCCTATCTGAGCTTCTCACTGGGGATGGCCTACCAGGTGGCCGACACGGATCTCACGACTCCGGCGATCCGGCGCATCGTCTGGGCCCACTCCATGCTCTCCTTCCTGTTCGGCACCGTGATCATCGCCGCGTCGATCAATCTCATCGTCAACCTCGCCCAGTAG
- a CDS encoding PspC domain-containing protein, with the protein MKKLFDSIRTARYRRGPQRLVAGICGGLAEILGLNVWLVRVLVLVSFALPVLGVGAYLIAWVVTPWRDGSIPLERAISS; encoded by the coding sequence ATGAAGAAGCTATTCGATTCCATCCGCACCGCTCGTTACCGCCGTGGGCCGCAGCGCCTCGTCGCCGGCATCTGCGGCGGCCTGGCCGAGATCCTCGGCCTCAACGTGTGGCTCGTCCGCGTGCTCGTCCTCGTCTCGTTCGCACTCCCCGTGCTGGGGGTCGGCGCGTACCTCATCGCCTGGGTCGTGACTCCTTGGCGGGACGGCAGCATCCCGCTCGAACGGGCGATCAGCAGCTGA
- a CDS encoding putative quinol monooxygenase — MTTGDERAIDQHGASGRVALTGQLACSSAAEQDTVLRHLPLHIELSWNEPGCLVFEVRPTVDPFVWQVDEEFTDAEAFAAHQDRVRQSAWGRATAGIERRYTFEGGDESSITRRDSS; from the coding sequence ATGACAACCGGCGACGAGCGTGCCATCGACCAGCACGGCGCAAGCGGGAGGGTCGCTCTCACCGGGCAGCTCGCCTGCTCCTCCGCAGCGGAGCAGGACACGGTGCTGCGCCATCTGCCGCTGCACATCGAGCTCAGCTGGAACGAACCCGGGTGCCTCGTGTTCGAGGTCCGACCGACCGTCGACCCGTTCGTCTGGCAGGTCGACGAGGAGTTCACCGACGCCGAGGCGTTCGCAGCGCACCAGGACCGGGTGAGGCAGAGCGCGTGGGGGAGAGCGACCGCCGGGATCGAACGACGGTACACGTTCGAGGGCGGTGATGAATCCTCGATCACGCGCAGGGACAGTTCCTGA
- a CDS encoding VOC family protein, whose translation MTIEPGTPTWVDLGTTDLDAAKTFYHDIFGWNFTSMGEEFGNYQIVDVGVPVGGAALNMNEQGELAPSMPAAFTVYLRTDDIAATIDQITEHGGQEFVPPMAVGDIGSMAIVAAPSGAAFGLWQVDIFTGFDTSGQVGTAVWFDSMSTDFDADAEFYRTVFGWQNTPEPMAEGMRYITNAPGDAARAGLMDAVGMLPDGVPSHWQVSFAVEDTDATVAAIEERGGSVLMAAEDSPYGRYAVVADPQGAAFGVISSTTGEGAPGE comes from the coding sequence ATGACCATCGAACCCGGCACCCCGACCTGGGTGGACCTCGGCACCACCGACCTGGACGCAGCCAAGACCTTCTATCACGACATCTTCGGATGGAACTTCACCTCCATGGGAGAGGAGTTCGGCAACTACCAGATCGTCGACGTCGGCGTCCCCGTGGGCGGCGCCGCTCTCAACATGAACGAGCAGGGCGAGCTCGCCCCGTCCATGCCGGCCGCCTTCACCGTCTACCTCCGCACCGACGACATCGCCGCGACGATCGACCAGATCACCGAGCACGGCGGACAGGAGTTCGTCCCGCCCATGGCCGTCGGCGACATAGGGTCGATGGCGATCGTCGCCGCCCCCTCGGGCGCCGCCTTCGGCCTGTGGCAGGTGGACATCTTCACTGGATTCGACACCTCGGGCCAGGTCGGCACAGCGGTGTGGTTCGACTCGATGTCCACGGACTTCGACGCCGACGCGGAGTTCTATCGCACCGTCTTCGGGTGGCAGAACACCCCCGAGCCGATGGCCGAAGGAATGCGCTACATCACGAACGCCCCCGGTGATGCGGCACGCGCCGGACTCATGGACGCCGTCGGAATGCTGCCCGACGGCGTGCCCTCGCACTGGCAGGTCTCGTTCGCCGTCGAGGACACCGATGCCACCGTGGCCGCCATCGAGGAGCGCGGTGGGTCCGTGCTCATGGCGGCAGAGGACTCGCCCTACGGCCGATACGCCGTGGTCGCCGATCCGCAGGGCGCGGCCTTCGGAGTGATCTCCTCGACCACTGGCGAGGGCGCACCAGGGGAATGA